A segment of the Corylus avellana chromosome ca2, CavTom2PMs-1.0 genome:
GTGGTACCGCAAGAGGTTGCTTGCGAGGCTTCTAATCACTGTAATTGGAAAAATCCTCCAATTGGGTGGTTTAAGGCCAACTGGGACGCGGGCGTCAATCAACGTTTTTAGGGCGTGTGGGCCTTGGGATTGTCATAAGGGATCATCAAGGAAAATTGTGGGCGGCAAGAAGTATGACTCGTCGGGGTTTTTTGGACCCAACTTCGGCTGAAACTTTGGCAGCCATTATGGCGGTTCAGTTGTGCACTGAGATGGGGATGAAGCAGGTCCAACTGGAGGGTGACGCGAAGGTGGTCGTGGATGCAGTGAATTCCCTGCTGCCTGATGAGAGTGCAACGGGACACCTCACCAAAGACTTGCGGATAGCTTTACATTCCTTCACGTCATGGGAGCTGGGGTACGTTCGGAAGGAAGGCAATAACGTGGCTCATATTCTTGCCAGTTTGGCTGTGCAAAATGAGATGGACAGGGTGTGGTTTTATGAACCCCCGGATTGTATCCGTGAGACTCTACATACAGAGGCTTTAGCACTGTAGTGTATGACTTGATTTATCAATGAAAACGccaatttcttcaaaaaaaaaataaaaatagtgagGTGAACAATACTCACCAAACTTAAAATATACTATTCATTCACctatttattaaacaaatatattttctctctcttccttattgcttttcatttatctctccctttttttttcttttttttttcttttttttttttttttctttttctctcccttttctcttatcctctctcccttctcttttcttttctctcccaCTTCAATGAAATCAAAGTATATATTATGCCATataattgcattaaatattattgATGCTTAATGATattaaagatgaaaaatttatttatttaaaaaaaaaaactttccaaaATTGATATGGGAGTATATATAAGCCGACATTATTAACAATCCAAAATCAATCATGAAAAACATTATATTTCTTCCaatagaatttaaaaataagaaagtgaaggaaatattacaaatttttaaaaatattactgttagaataaaacaaatattcttaaaatagaccattaacaaacattcaaaaatataaaaattagagaaagaataaacaaatctttgaaaaataatatttaaatgaaatagtgaaagttaattgttaaaatagtgagactGTTGTGAGTActctaaaaaagtgagttgtcaaaataattaaaagtatattttcAGTTATTTTTGTGAGGCTGTTAGGAATGCTTTAAATCAATTGGCTCTTGGGCGGCCATAGATTTTTGACTAATGCTGtgcatatttatttttatatacttttaagtaaattttaaaattattatcaatttaaaattcaataaaaattgatCCCAAATATAATATTCTAGGGTTGTTTTGATTCTTGAAAGTTAAGGTGTGTGGAAATGAATGTAGAGAAATGGTAGCTTCTCCCATCAGTCTCTTAACAAAATTGTCGCATCAGTCATAGAAGTAAATGCTTGTTCATTGGTTGCCCACAATCTTGATCTTATGATTCTTATCCAACGGTCAGCATGAGGGAGGCAGACAGCCAAGAAAAAAATACAGTAAGGACAAAGGAGAGCCAATAAAAAAGAGAACCCAATACCCACGTAAGTCCAAGAAGTAACAAAGACAGCTTTTTGTCCACTTCGATATTACAACTGTACAGCCTTGATTATCTCAAGGCTGTGCTGACCACAGATCCTCCTATTCAGAAGATTCTGGATCAAAGAATTGGAGCACAAaaatccattt
Coding sequences within it:
- the LOC132169082 gene encoding uncharacterized protein LOC132169082, producing the protein MTRRGFLDPTSAETLAAIMAVQLCTEMGMKQVQLEGDAKVVVDAVNSLLPDESATGHLTKDLRIALHSFTSWELGYVRKEGNNVAHILASLAVQNEMDRVWFYEPPDCIRETLHTEALAL